One segment of Lytechinus pictus isolate F3 Inbred chromosome 13, Lp3.0, whole genome shotgun sequence DNA contains the following:
- the LOC129274895 gene encoding alpha-1D adrenergic receptor-like, translating into METGTMPLIVINQTWTSTSATTAIGNDGRNFVFNDPVQRIILAVIFIIAFFVGFTGNGLTMLAVGLSRKLRTITNVFVVNLAIADLLTCCVLPWNTVALLSFSGWPLPDWVCAGAALVLYTCGGCSLYSLATIAINRYIIITRPLRTYRAIYTKRNIAIILTICWLVPFSVSLIPPLCGLGELGYAVKYKTCSHKTTHPLSDYYSMLQAAVLYPVPLIIIVVCYVKIFNHTRRHMKTMTMSESSDTSVSNTKRSSPNGTPHNESKSVRKRLNKRQVEITKNMLFVVCAFGLCASPYCVSLMIPPSDPAIPWTAAILLFNSCVNPFIYATKHPYFKQVFGFMLKCQCTKIPEQASIIRTISSMHSSYRSTRRKNRKSATQSCTSNSATEVAV; encoded by the coding sequence ATGGAGACCGGTACGATGCCTTTGATTGTGATCAACCAGACATGGACTTCGACGTCGGCGACCACGGCAATTGGGAACGACGGTCGAAATTTCGTGTTCAATGACCCAGTCCAGCGAATCATCCTGGCGGTCATTTTCATCATCGCCTTCTTCGTTGGTTTTACCGGTAATGGATTGACGATGTTAGCCGTGGGACTCAGTAGGAAACTGAGGACGATCACCAACGTCTTCGTGGTCAACCTGGCCATCGCTGATCTCCTTACATGTTGTGTCCTGCCGTGGAATACCGTTGCGTTATTAAGTTTCAGTGGATGGCCGCTGCCTGACTGGGTATGTGCAGGTGCTGCTCTGGTACTGTATACGTGTGGTGGATGTAGTCTTTATAGTCTAGCTACCATAGCAATTAACCGatatatcattatcaccagACCACTTAGAACATATCGTGCCATCTATACCAAGAGGAATATTGCTATCATCTTGACAATATGTTGGTTGGTGCCCTTCTCTGTATCATTGATCCCTCCTTTGTGTGGACTAGGTGAGCTTGGTTATGCTGTAAAATACAAGACATGCTCTCACAAGACAACCCACCCGTTATCAGATTACTATAGTATGCTCCAGGCAGCCGTCTTGTATCCAGTacccctcatcatcatcgtcgtatGCTACGTTAAAATCTTCAATCACACCCGACGTCATATGAAGACGATGACGATGTCCGAATCATCCGACACATCGGTTTCGAACACAAAGCGTTCATCACCTAACGGCACTCCGCATAACGAAAGTAAGTCTGTTAGGAAGAGGCTTAATAAGCGCCAAGTCGAAATCActaaaaatatgttatttgtGGTGTGCGCGTTTGGTCTATGCGCATCACCATACTGTGTTTCACTCATGATTCCACCAAGTGATCCAGCTATCCCTTGGACAGCCGCCATCTTGCTTTTTAATAGTTGTGTGAATCCGTTCATCTATGCTACTAAACATCCCTATTTCAAGCAAGTATTCGGGTTCATGTTGAAATGCCAATGTACGAAGATCCCTGAGCAAGCTAGTATAATCAGAACAATATCATCAATGCATTCTTCTTATCGATCGACGAGGAGGAAAAATAGAAAGTCTGCTACTCAAAGTTGCACAAGTAACTCGGCGACAGAAGTTGCCGTCTAA